From a region of the Agromyces ramosus genome:
- a CDS encoding ATP-binding protein, translating to MVRWIRGWSIAAKLFALQLVMIVALATVAVAWIWADARADVERDAAAKSLAVAETLAADPFVGTALGTSDPSSRLQPYALDVMDEAGVDFVTIMAPDRIRFTHPDPEQIGQEFLGNIDRALAGDAFTETYTGTLGPSVRAVVPVEADDGEVIALVAVGVTVSNTQVALGARIATVVLAALAMIGVGAIIAWLLSRYLRRVTWGRGAEEMSRMFSYYEGVLHSIGEGLVLQDRSNAVVLYNDRAAELLALPRRDRERRIGGEAPVPLTELDLPPAVAEVLSRTEAVVDEIAITPTHVLVIDRDVIVSRDRERERGPGGGRIGSVTTLRDHTELQELTGELETMTTLSDALRSQAHEFANRLHTIIALIELDRAADAAALASSELALSQALADRLLSAVEEPVLLALLLGKAAQASERGIAFEIELPDRLEATSVPARDLITIVGNLIDNALDAAAATPAPRVEVAVELNLGADELRIAVGDSGSGPDAGDRVFDLGVTTKQAAGHGIGLALVRQTVTRLGGGIRVQGSTFEVTLPTARASSPVPGGDRDA from the coding sequence ATGGTGCGGTGGATTCGGGGCTGGAGCATCGCCGCGAAGCTCTTCGCGCTGCAGCTCGTGATGATCGTGGCGCTCGCGACGGTCGCGGTCGCCTGGATCTGGGCCGACGCCCGAGCCGATGTCGAGCGGGATGCCGCGGCGAAGAGCCTCGCCGTCGCCGAGACGCTCGCCGCCGACCCGTTCGTCGGGACCGCGCTCGGCACCTCCGACCCGTCGTCGCGACTGCAGCCGTATGCGCTCGACGTGATGGACGAGGCGGGCGTCGACTTCGTCACGATCATGGCGCCCGACCGCATCCGCTTCACGCACCCCGACCCGGAGCAGATCGGGCAGGAGTTCCTCGGCAATATCGACCGGGCGCTCGCGGGCGACGCGTTCACCGAGACGTACACGGGCACGCTCGGCCCATCGGTGCGGGCGGTCGTGCCCGTCGAGGCCGACGACGGCGAAGTGATCGCGCTCGTGGCCGTGGGCGTCACGGTCTCGAATACGCAGGTCGCACTCGGTGCCCGCATCGCGACGGTCGTCCTGGCGGCACTCGCGATGATCGGCGTCGGTGCGATCATCGCGTGGCTGCTGAGCCGCTACCTTCGCCGGGTCACATGGGGTCGCGGCGCCGAGGAGATGAGCCGCATGTTCTCGTACTACGAGGGCGTGCTGCACTCCATCGGCGAGGGCCTCGTGCTGCAGGACCGCTCGAATGCGGTCGTGCTCTACAACGACCGTGCGGCCGAGCTGCTCGCACTCCCGCGGCGCGATCGTGAGCGACGCATCGGCGGGGAGGCGCCCGTGCCGCTCACCGAACTCGACCTGCCGCCGGCAGTCGCCGAGGTGCTCTCGCGCACCGAGGCGGTGGTCGACGAGATCGCGATCACGCCGACGCACGTGCTCGTGATCGACCGAGACGTCATCGTCTCGCGCGACCGCGAGCGCGAGCGTGGGCCCGGCGGTGGCCGCATCGGCTCCGTCACGACCCTGCGCGACCACACGGAACTGCAGGAGCTCACCGGCGAGCTCGAGACGATGACGACGCTCTCCGACGCGCTGCGCTCGCAGGCGCACGAGTTCGCGAACCGGCTGCACACGATCATCGCCCTCATAGAACTCGATCGGGCAGCGGATGCCGCGGCGCTCGCCAGCTCCGAGCTCGCGCTGAGCCAGGCGCTCGCCGACCGGCTCCTGTCCGCCGTCGAGGAGCCGGTGCTCCTCGCGCTGCTGCTCGGCAAGGCCGCGCAGGCGAGCGAACGCGGCATCGCCTTCGAGATCGAGCTGCCCGACCGGCTCGAGGCGACGTCGGTGCCGGCCCGCGACCTCATCACGATCGTCGGCAACCTCATCGACAACGCCCTTGATGCAGCGGCGGCGACACCGGCACCGCGAGTGGAGGTCGCCGTCGAGCTCAACCTCGGGGCTGACGAGTTGCGCATCGCGGTGGGCGACAGCGGCAGCGGCCCGGATGCCGGCGATCGCGTCTTCGATCTCGGCGTCACCACGAAGCAGGCGGCAGGCCACGGCATCGGGCTGGCCCTCGTGCGCCAGACCGTCACGCGTCTCGGCGGCGGCATCCGAGTGCAGGGCTCGACCTTCGAGGTGACGCTGCCGACCGCGCGCGCATCGTCGCCGGTTCCCGGGGGTGACCGGGATGCCTGA
- a CDS encoding response regulator yields the protein MPEAILVLVVEDDPITAEAHAAYVGRVEGFVAAGVAHTGHEAFRMLRDAREGRTPPIDLILLDVNLPDTTGIELCRSLRASGIEIDVIAVTAVREAAVVRSAVSLGIVQYLIKPFGFAAFAEKLNAYRDYRARVGSAVVTDQQEVDASFAALRTSSGADLPKGLTRETLERVRAAVRDAPAGALSAAELAAALDLSRVTARRYLEHLADTGVVERAGRYGTPGRPEVEYRRR from the coding sequence ATGCCTGAGGCGATCCTCGTGCTCGTCGTCGAAGACGATCCGATCACCGCCGAAGCCCACGCGGCCTATGTCGGCAGGGTCGAGGGCTTCGTCGCGGCCGGCGTCGCGCACACCGGTCACGAGGCGTTCCGGATGCTCCGCGACGCCCGCGAGGGCCGCACTCCCCCGATCGACCTCATCCTCCTCGACGTGAACCTGCCCGACACGACGGGCATCGAGCTCTGCCGCTCACTCCGCGCCTCGGGCATCGAGATCGACGTCATCGCCGTGACCGCGGTGCGCGAGGCCGCGGTCGTGCGCTCGGCGGTCTCACTCGGCATCGTGCAGTACCTCATCAAGCCGTTCGGCTTCGCGGCCTTCGCCGAGAAGCTCAACGCCTATCGCGACTACCGCGCGCGAGTCGGTTCTGCCGTGGTCACCGACCAGCAGGAGGTGGATGCCTCGTTCGCCGCCCTCCGCACCTCGTCGGGCGCCGACCTCCCGAAGGGCCTCACGCGCGAGACGCTCGAGCGGGTGCGCGCGGCGGTTCGCGACGCCCCGGCCGGCGCACTGTCGGCGGCCGAGCTCGCCGCCGCGCTCGATCTCTCACGCGTCACCGCGCGCCGCTACCTCGAGCACCTCGCCGACACCGGCGTCGTCGAGCGTGCAGGCCGCTACGGCACCCCGGGTCGCCCCGAGGTCGAGTACCGTCGCCGCTGA
- a CDS encoding LLM class flavin-dependent oxidoreductase — protein MKHGFIFTGTDPQLAVELAPLAEASGWDAFFVWEGIWATDPWATLAAAAMVTDRIRLGTMLTPVPRRRPWELAGQTMTVDRLSNGRVILSVGLGVPEEFEPRFWIFEDDPGRKVRAELLDEELELLQPLWRGEPFAYEGRHFHAKRTDSMLPPAIVQEPRIPIWVVGVWPRMKSMRRVARYDGWIPNYAPPGAGIDPNLQQRTYTPEIAAEAIAWIRAEREQAGLAERPFDILHEGTTSGTDAAADAAIVRPWADAGVTWWLESDWNVPADHVADYSRDRVRAGPPRF, from the coding sequence ATGAAGCACGGGTTCATCTTCACCGGTACCGATCCCCAGCTCGCGGTCGAGCTCGCGCCGCTCGCCGAGGCATCCGGCTGGGATGCGTTCTTCGTGTGGGAGGGCATCTGGGCAACCGACCCGTGGGCCACGCTCGCGGCGGCCGCCATGGTGACCGACCGCATCCGCCTCGGCACGATGCTCACACCCGTGCCACGGCGACGCCCGTGGGAGCTCGCCGGGCAGACGATGACGGTCGACCGGCTCTCGAACGGCCGCGTCATCCTCTCGGTGGGCCTTGGCGTGCCCGAGGAGTTCGAGCCGCGTTTCTGGATCTTCGAAGACGACCCGGGCCGCAAGGTGCGCGCCGAGCTGCTCGACGAGGAGCTCGAGCTGCTGCAGCCGCTCTGGCGCGGTGAGCCGTTCGCGTACGAGGGCCGGCACTTCCACGCGAAGCGCACCGACTCGATGCTGCCGCCCGCCATCGTGCAGGAGCCGCGCATCCCCATATGGGTCGTCGGCGTCTGGCCGCGCATGAAGTCGATGCGCCGCGTTGCGCGATACGACGGGTGGATTCCGAACTACGCGCCGCCCGGCGCCGGCATCGACCCGAACCTGCAGCAGCGCACGTACACGCCCGAGATCGCCGCCGAGGCCATCGCGTGGATCCGCGCCGAACGCGAGCAGGCCGGCCTCGCCGAGCGCCCCTTCGACATCCTGCACGAGGGCACCACGAGCGGCACCGATGCCGCAGCCGATGCCGCGATCGTGCGCCCGTGGGCCGACGCGGGTGTCACGTGGTGGCTCGAATCCGACTGGAACGTGCCCGCCGACCACGTCGCCGACTACTCCCGCGATCGCGTGCGCGCGGGTCCGCCGCGGTTCTGA